From a region of the Acomys russatus chromosome 4, mAcoRus1.1, whole genome shotgun sequence genome:
- the Rrbp1 gene encoding ribosome-binding protein 1 isoform X3: MDIYDTQTLGVVVFGGFMVVSAIGIFLVSTFSMKETSYEEALANQRKEMAKTHHQKGEKKKKEKNVEKKGKTKKKEDKPNGKIPEHDLDPNVTIILKDPVRVPAVAVAPTSVHSSVAHTPVATVSAMPQEKLASSPKDKKKKEKKVAKVEPAVSSVVNSIQVLASKSAILEATPKEVPMVAVPPVGSKANAPATSSQGKKGEGAQNQAKKGEGAQNQAKKGEGAKKGEGTQNQAKKGEGAQNQAKKGEGTQNQAKKGEGAQNQAKKGEGAQNQAKKGEGAQNQAKKGEGAQNQAKKGEGAQNQAKKGEGAQNQAKKGEGAQNQAKKGEGAQNQAKKGEGAQNQAKKGEGPQNQAKKGEGAQNQAKKGEGAQNQAKKGEGAQNQTKKGEGAQNQAKKGEGAQNQAKKGEGAQNQAKKGEGAQNQAKKGEGAQNQAKKGEDGQNQAKKGEGAQNQAKKGVEGAQTQGKKGETNQNQAKKGEGVQNQAKKGEATQNQGKKMEAAQNQGKKAEGTSNQGKKGEGTQNQVKKVEGSPNQGKKGDGSPNQSTKVEGRKAEGTPSQGKKMEGSQNQGKKGEGDQNQGKKAEGVQSQGKKGEGTQNQSHKGDGSPNQSRKTDAAAIQGGSNQGKKAEGAPNQGRKVEGSPNQGKKTDTASSQGKKSESAPAQAKNAGLVQSQEAPKQEAPTKKKSGSKKKGEPVC; the protein is encoded by the exons ATGGACATCTACGACACTCAGACCTTGGGAGTTGTGGTCTTTGGCGGGTTTATGGTTGTTTCTGCCATCGGCATCTTCCTGGTGTCAACCTTCTCCATGAAGGAGACATCGTATGAAGAAGCTCTTGCCAACCAGCGCAAGGAGATGGCAAAAACTCACcaccagaaaggagagaagaaaaagaaggaaaaaaacgtggagaagaaaggaaagaccaagaaaaaggaagataaacCTAATGGGAAGATACCTGAGCATGATCTGGATCCCAACGTGACCATCATCCTCAAGGACCCAGTGCGTGTAcctgctgtggctgtggctccaACTTCAGTACACTCCTCTGTGGCTCATACCCCTGTAGCCACAGTATCAGCCATGCCTCAGGAAAAGCTGGCTTCCTCCCCTAaggacaaaaagaagaaggagaaaaaagtggCAAAGGTGGAGCCAGCAGTCAGTTCTGTTGTGAATTCCATCCAGGTTCTTGCTTCAAAGTCGGCCATCTTGGAAGCCACACCCAAGGAGGTGCCTATGGTGGCTGTGCCTCCAGTAGGCTCTAAGGCCAATGCTCCTGCCACCAGCAGTCAGGGcaagaagggggagggagcacAGAACCAAGctaagaagggggagggggcccaGAACCAGGccaagaagggggagggggccaaGAAAGGGGAGGGGACCCAGAACCAAGctaagaagggggagggggcccaGAACCAAGctaagaagggggaggggacccAGAACCAAGctaagaagggggagggagcCCAGAACCAAGctaagaagggggagggggcccaGAACCAAGctaagaagggggagggggcccaGAACCAAGCTAAGAAGGGGGAGGGCGCCCAGAACCAAGCTAAGAAGGGGGAGGGCGCCCAGAACCAGGCCAAGAAGGGGGAGGGCGCCCAGAACCAGGctaagaagggggagggggcccaGAACCAAGctaagaagggggagggggcccaGAACCAAGCTAAGAAGGGGGAGGGCGCCCAGAACCAAGctaagaagggggaggggccCCAGAACCAGGccaagaagggggagggggcccaGAACCAGGCCAAGAAGGGGGAGGGCGCCCAGAACCAGGCCAAGAAGGGGGAGGGCGCCCAGAACCAAACTAAGAAGGGGGAGGGCGCCCAGAACCAAGCCAAGAAGGGGGAGGGCGCCCAGAACCAAGccaagaagggggagggggcccaGAACCAAGctaagaagggggagggggcccaGAACCAAGCTAAGAAGGGAGAGGGGGCCCAGAACCAAGCTAAGAAGGGGGAGGATGGCCAGAACCAGGCCAAGAAAGGAGAAGGGGCTCAGAACCAGGCCAAGAAAGGGGTAGAAGGGGCCCAAACTCAGGGCAAAAAGggggaaacaaaccaaaaccaggccaagaagggggagggggttcAGAACCAGGCCAAGAAAGGGGAAGCAACTCAAAACCAGGGCAAAAAAATGGAAGCAGCCCAGAACCAAGGCAAGAAGGCAGAGGGAACCTCAAACCAAGGCAAGAAGGGAGAAGGGACACAAAACCAGGTCAAAAAAGTAGAAGGATCTCCTAACCAGGGCAAGAAAGGAGATGGGTCTCCCAACCAAAGCACAAAAGTAGAGGGCAGAAAAGCAGAAGGAACCCCAAGCCAGGGCAAGAAGATGGAGGGGTCCCAGAACCAGGgtaaaaagggggaaggggaccAAAACCAGGGCAAAAAGGCAGAGGGGGTCCAAAGTCAGGGCAAGAAAGGGGAGGGGACCCAGAATCAGAGCCACAAGGGGGATGGAAGTCCCAACCAGAGCAGAAAGACAGACGCAGCTGCCATTCAGGGCGGCTCAAACCAGGGGAAAAAGGCAGAAGGAGCCCCAAACCAAGGCAGAAAGGTAGAAGGGTCCCCCAACCAGGGCAAAAAGACAGATACAGCTTCCAGTCAGGGTAAAAAGTCAGAGTCGGCTCCTGCCCAGGCTAAAAATGCAGGACTGGTCCAGAGCCAGGAGGCACCAAAGCAAGAGGCGCCTACAAAGAAGAAGTCTGGTTCAAAGAAAAAAGGCGAGCCTG tgtgctga